Proteins encoded within one genomic window of Spirulina major PCC 6313:
- a CDS encoding CHAT domain-containing protein: MKLRLSVAALTCSLCSAPFALAQTITPAADGTGTMVTSSGDRISITGGSLSADHLNLFHSFESFGLTAAQTATFLSNPQVINILGRVVGGDGSLINGLLEVVGSDANLYLINPAGIVFGSQARLNVGGDFFATTADGIGLSDGGWFDAVGAMDYGALTGMPFQFRFTQGEPGAVMNHGDLSVNTGQRLGLIGGTVINTGTLTAASGEVLITAVPGENILRLSQPGQLLSLEIPAEDLTATTIAPLDLPSLLTGGDVTITSTGTLKLQSTAKEIPIAPGLAVHNGTIDVAGEQGGTVVIGGDAIALSGATINASGTNGGGTVLIGGEQQGSGAMPRAQLTVMDETSEIRADAIDQGNGGRVILWADQTTQFYGDISARGGENGGDGGFVEVSGAENLAFRGRVDTAAPQGEMGSVLLDPTNITIRAGAGVSGFSGSLLFADPGPTDIFESELESIAGSITLQATNDIIFEDAADNLFNLALASGPITFTAGRNITMNDTNDTIQADQSVTLTAGGNLALGSVNTSAATGSTKAITLTAGGSVTAEDLNTSVTTNGSTAGAVTVTAGGPISLEDIDTSSNSASPTAAVAGNVTLTTSALSGNIEFEQITTTASNAAPYTSFGGDVTIAARGTVQGTSIETVGVTTSGSVSITHDGGPNNVNFEIGDDTVNGVQAISTTAGVAAQIVPMTANGSTVTVGPQTTITSVNSPPAVQGFSVTTAAGQPTQFTFAELAGQISDSDGDTIATLTLSNLIASGTFTLNGVTISDRTTPITLNPGDVITFTPDSTFTGTVTLFDLNGSDRISTGTASITTTASITTGAGELFNTCPPFCDSGLDPLGGLEPLTASQFTSLEAQFTNTFAAHLGLPSPEVVSVDQARELLRSVERRTGVKPALLYISFTPGLMGTGDRDRTKAHGKDPAHPAATPFAQGVTSTQFTEENATLDLLLITGDEEEKPIRVPMRGVTQENVTQLARQMQRGVQSVTSNAYQRSARQLYDWLIAPIEAALQARGVEHLAILPDQGLRSLPFAALMQDQQFLIERYSLSMMPSLSLSLFEYSDVANLSVLAMGADTFTDQAPLPAVPSELDIIANQLWPGTILLNPDFTPANAINQRDRTPYGIIHMATHGEFQPGAIGNSYLQFWGDQQLSLDQIRTLNFHQPMVDLLVLSACRTVLGDAEAELGFAGLAVAAGVKTSLGSLWYVSDEGTLGLMSSFYQSLKTAPIRAQALQQAQLAMLRGEVVLEGGELRSPTATFSLPGDLTTSRQFRHPYYWSSFVMVGSPW, translated from the coding sequence ATGAAATTGCGACTCTCTGTTGCTGCGTTAACCTGTAGCCTGTGTTCTGCCCCGTTCGCCTTGGCCCAAACCATCACCCCTGCCGCTGATGGAACTGGCACAATGGTCACCTCAAGCGGCGATCGCATCTCGATCACGGGGGGCAGCCTTAGCGCCGATCACCTTAACCTGTTTCATAGCTTTGAGTCCTTCGGCCTCACTGCTGCTCAAACTGCGACATTTCTCAGCAATCCCCAGGTGATCAATATTTTGGGGCGCGTGGTGGGGGGAGATGGGTCGTTAATTAATGGGCTGCTGGAGGTGGTAGGCAGTGATGCGAATTTATATCTGATCAATCCGGCGGGGATTGTGTTTGGGTCACAGGCGCGGCTGAATGTGGGCGGGGATTTTTTCGCGACGACGGCGGATGGGATTGGTTTGAGCGATGGTGGCTGGTTTGATGCGGTGGGGGCGATGGACTATGGGGCTTTAACAGGGATGCCGTTTCAGTTTCGGTTTACGCAGGGGGAACCGGGGGCGGTGATGAATCATGGTGATCTGAGCGTCAACACGGGGCAGCGGTTGGGGTTGATTGGCGGGACGGTGATTAATACGGGAACGCTCACGGCGGCATCCGGGGAGGTGTTGATCACGGCGGTTCCGGGGGAGAATATTCTCCGCCTCTCGCAACCGGGGCAACTCCTCAGCCTTGAGATTCCCGCCGAGGATCTGACCGCGACGACGATCGCGCCCCTCGATTTGCCCAGCCTCTTAACCGGGGGCGATGTCACCATAACCAGCACCGGGACGCTGAAGCTGCAAAGCACCGCGAAGGAAATCCCGATCGCGCCCGGTTTAGCAGTTCACAATGGCACGATCGATGTGGCGGGGGAACAGGGGGGAACGGTGGTGATTGGGGGAGATGCGATCGCCCTCAGTGGTGCAACGATCAACGCCAGCGGCACCAACGGCGGCGGCACAGTCTTGATCGGCGGCGAACAACAAGGCAGCGGCGCGATGCCACGGGCGCAGTTGACCGTGATGGACGAAACCAGCGAGATTCGCGCCGATGCGATCGACCAGGGAAACGGTGGCCGGGTGATTCTCTGGGCGGATCAAACCACGCAGTTTTACGGCGATATTTCAGCGCGGGGGGGCGAGAACGGCGGCGATGGTGGTTTTGTGGAAGTGTCCGGGGCGGAAAATCTCGCCTTTCGGGGCAGGGTAGATACGGCTGCGCCCCAAGGGGAGATGGGGTCGGTGTTGCTTGACCCGACGAATATCACGATTCGGGCGGGGGCGGGAGTTTCAGGGTTTAGCGGTTCGCTGTTGTTTGCCGATCCGGGGCCAACAGACATTTTTGAAAGTGAACTTGAAAGTATTGCCGGATCGATTACGCTCCAAGCTACAAACGACATTATTTTTGAAGATGCCGCTGATAATCTTTTTAACCTCGCGTTGGCATCAGGGCCGATCACCTTCACGGCGGGCCGCAACATCACAATGAACGATACCAATGACACGATCCAGGCAGACCAAAGCGTGACCCTGACGGCGGGAGGTAATTTAGCTCTAGGATCGGTGAACACATCAGCGGCGACGGGCTCGACGAAAGCGATTACGTTGACGGCGGGGGGCTCGGTAACGGCGGAGGATTTGAATACCAGTGTGACAACCAATGGGAGCACGGCGGGGGCTGTGACGGTTACCGCAGGCGGCCCGATTAGCCTTGAGGATATTGACACCTCTTCCAATTCTGCTAGCCCCACTGCTGCCGTGGCGGGAAATGTCACCCTCACCACCAGTGCCCTATCGGGAAATATCGAATTTGAGCAGATCACCACCACCGCCAGCAATGCTGCCCCCTACACGTCCTTCGGGGGAGATGTGACGATCGCAGCACGGGGCACGGTTCAGGGAACCTCGATTGAGACGGTTGGCGTAACCACATCGGGGTCGGTGTCGATTACCCATGATGGCGGGCCGAACAATGTGAATTTTGAGATTGGTGATGATACTGTCAATGGGGTGCAGGCGATTAGCACGACGGCTGGGGTGGCGGCTCAAATCGTGCCGATGACGGCCAATGGGTCAACGGTAACGGTGGGGCCGCAAACGACGATCACGTCGGTGAATAGTCCGCCTGCGGTGCAGGGATTCAGCGTCACAACCGCAGCGGGCCAGCCGACGCAATTCACCTTTGCTGAATTGGCAGGGCAGATTAGCGACTCCGACGGCGATACGATCGCAACCCTCACCCTCTCGAACTTGATCGCGTCGGGAACCTTCACCCTCAACGGGGTCACGATTAGCGATCGCACCACCCCGATCACCCTCAATCCCGGCGACGTGATCACCTTCACCCCCGACAGCACCTTCACGGGAACGGTGACCCTCTTTGACCTCAACGGGAGCGATCGCATTAGTACGGGCACCGCCAGCATCACCACCACCGCCAGCATCACCACTGGTGCGGGTGAGCTTTTTAACACCTGCCCCCCCTTCTGCGATTCAGGGCTTGATCCCCTCGGTGGGCTTGAGCCGCTCACCGCGTCCCAGTTCACCAGCCTCGAAGCACAGTTTACCAATACGTTTGCCGCCCATCTCGGCCTCCCTAGCCCAGAGGTGGTCAGTGTGGATCAAGCCCGCGAATTGCTCCGCTCCGTGGAACGACGCACCGGGGTTAAGCCCGCGTTGCTCTACATTAGCTTCACCCCTGGTCTGATGGGAACGGGAGACCGCGATCGCACCAAAGCCCACGGGAAAGATCCGGCCCACCCTGCCGCGACTCCCTTCGCCCAAGGGGTCACATCAACCCAGTTCACAGAGGAGAATGCCACCCTGGATTTACTGTTGATCACCGGAGATGAGGAAGAGAAGCCGATTCGTGTGCCGATGCGGGGGGTGACTCAGGAAAACGTGACACAATTGGCGCGACAGATGCAGCGCGGGGTGCAGAGTGTCACCTCGAATGCTTATCAGCGATCGGCGCGGCAGTTGTATGACTGGTTGATCGCGCCGATCGAGGCGGCGTTACAGGCGCGGGGGGTGGAACATTTAGCGATTCTGCCGGATCAGGGGTTGCGATCGCTACCTTTCGCCGCGTTGATGCAGGATCAGCAATTCCTGATCGAACGCTACAGCCTCAGTATGATGCCGAGCCTGTCTTTGAGTTTGTTTGAATACAGCGATGTGGCGAATCTGAGTGTTTTGGCCATGGGAGCCGATACCTTTACCGACCAAGCCCCCCTCCCCGCTGTGCCCAGTGAATTGGATATCATCGCCAACCAACTCTGGCCGGGCACGATTTTGCTCAATCCAGACTTTACCCCAGCCAATGCGATCAACCAGCGCGATCGCACCCCCTACGGCATCATCCACATGGCCACCCACGGCGAATTTCAACCCGGCGCGATCGGTAACTCCTACCTCCAATTTTGGGGCGATCAACAATTGTCCCTCGATCAAATTCGGACGCTCAATTTTCATCAACCGATGGTAGATCTGTTGGTGCTCAGTGCTTGCCGGACGGTCTTAGGGGATGCAGAGGCAGAATTGGGGTTTGCGGGTTTGGCCGTGGCTGCTGGGGTGAAAACCTCT
- a CDS encoding CHAT domain-containing protein: MMGRAWRTALLMGGLVEMGWGGTAIAQTITPATDGTGTIVTSNGDRISITGGSLSADHLNLFHSFDRFGLNAQQTATFLSNPQVLNILGRVVGGDPSVINGVLEVMGSNANLYLINPAGIVFGSQARLNVGGDFFATTADGIGLSDGGWFDAVGAMDYGALTGTPFQFRFTQAEPGAVVNSGDLNVNPGQRLGLIGGTVINTGNLTAATGEVIVTAVPGENMIRLSQPGQLLSLEIPAEALTATTIAPLALPSLLTGGDVTMANTGTLTLQSTAKEIPIAPGLAVHNGTIDVAGEQGGTVVIGGDAIALSGATINASGTNGGGTVLIGGEQQGGGAMPRAQLTVMDETSEIRADAITQGDGGRVILWADQATTFAGDISARGGADGGNGGFVEVSGGETLAFQGQVDTAAPFGTMGSVLLDPTNITIRAGTGSSGFLGSLLFADPGPTVIFESELEGITGAITLQATQDIIFENSTGDLFDLRAATGGITFTAGRNITMEDTNDQIRTNGQAVTIAAGGTVNLGSITTTANLGNSAGDINISAGGTLTVNQLDTSVSALLGTLNGGDVQLSTTQVGGNIQFQTIDTSAFSLLMLATLAQGGNTTINAQGTVQGNSIDTSAAGIGLGTWIAGAINISHDGGANNVAFTVGDSSVNGIDTLQTSSAIAPGTFPVLDIGGTVNPGADTLLTSINTPPTVTPLHRTITAGESITLTYGDLLAQVDDVNRDTIATLTLSNFILTGTLTLNGIEVSDRTTPLTLNPGDVIVYTAAVSSAPGTVTLFDLTANDGVSFATAAVTLTLLTPPLITADPEPPPSSTAPEPSPSSTVTATGGLNCPPICAEPPTPLTARPSLPSNPVTALETQFTDLVLSHLGFESQNTLTLQEVQELLRSVELATGVKPSVLYIRFIPQISPQSPSIPSSLRSEGETAMSGDRNATDRTITDRNATDRNATDRTITDRNATDRTITDRTATDHDTLELLLITGNEAPIRVPLPQVTRAIVEPTVAQMQRTVQNQRSHAYQIPAQQLYQWFIQPIAAALRVRQVDHLAFVVDEGLRGVPLAALSDGAEFLIEQYSVSLMPSVSLSNFTYTDLTDRSVLAMGMDTFSDQAPLPAVSTELEAIAQQLWSGKILLNPSFTKANILQQRDRTPYSIIHIATHGEFRPGQFSNSYLSLWNDQRLALDQLRSLGFNKPMVELLVLSACRTALGDRDAELGFTGLAVAAGVKTAMGSLWYVSDVGTLGLTTAFYEALRTAPIRAQALQQAQIDLLSGRVVVDGTTLRSRHHAFPLPLALMANRDLRHPYYWSSFTMVGSPW; encoded by the coding sequence ATGATGGGAAGGGCTTGGCGAACAGCGTTGCTCATGGGTGGGTTGGTGGAGATGGGGTGGGGAGGAACAGCGATCGCCCAAACGATTACTCCTGCCACCGATGGCACCGGTACGATTGTCACATCAAACGGCGATCGCATTTCGATCACGGGGGGCAGCCTCAGCGCCGACCACCTCAATCTTTTTCATAGTTTCGACCGCTTCGGCCTCAACGCCCAACAAACTGCTACTTTTCTCAGCAATCCCCAGGTGCTCAATATCCTCGGCCGAGTCGTCGGGGGTGATCCCTCTGTGATCAATGGTGTGCTTGAGGTGATGGGGAGTAATGCCAACCTTTATTTAATCAATCCGGCGGGGATTGTGTTCGGGTCGCAGGCGCGGCTGAATGTGGGCGGGGATTTTTTCGCGACGACGGCGGACGGGATTGGTTTGAGTGATGGTGGCTGGTTTGATGCGGTGGGGGCGATGGATTATGGGGCGTTAACAGGAACACCGTTTCAGTTTCGGTTTACCCAGGCGGAACCGGGGGCGGTGGTGAATAGTGGCGATCTGAATGTTAACCCAGGGCAGCGGTTGGGGTTGATTGGGGGGACGGTGATCAATACGGGCAACCTGACAGCGGCAACGGGGGAGGTGATCGTGACGGCGGTTCCGGGGGAGAATATGATCCGCCTCTCGCAACCGGGGCAACTCCTCAGCCTGGAGATTCCCGCCGAGGCTCTCACCGCGACAACGATCGCGCCCCTCGCTTTGCCCAGTCTCTTAACCGGGGGGGATGTCACCATGGCCAACACCGGGACGCTGACACTCCAAAGCACCGCGAAGGAAATCCCGATCGCGCCTGGTTTGGCGGTTCACAATGGCACGATCGATGTGGCGGGGGAACAGGGGGGAACGGTGGTGATTGGGGGAGATGCGATCGCCCTCAGTGGTGCAACGATCAACGCCAGCGGCACCAACGGCGGCGGCACAGTCTTGATCGGCGGCGAACAACAAGGCGGCGGCGCGATGCCACGGGCGCAGTTGACCGTGATGGACGAAACCAGCGAGATTCGCGCCGATGCGATCACTCAGGGGGACGGCGGCCGAGTCATCCTCTGGGCAGATCAAGCCACAACATTTGCGGGGGACATTTCTGCACGGGGAGGAGCCGACGGGGGCAATGGCGGCTTTGTGGAAGTCTCCGGCGGGGAAACCTTAGCCTTTCAGGGCCAGGTGGATACTGCGGCTCCCTTCGGAACAATGGGATCGGTACTCCTTGATCCGACCAACATCACCATTCGAGCGGGGACGGGAAGCTCTGGTTTTTTGGGATCGCTGCTGTTTGCCGACCCTGGCCCAACGGTGATTTTTGAGTCGGAACTCGAAGGTATTACCGGGGCGATTACATTACAGGCCACCCAAGATATTATTTTTGAAAATTCGACCGGGGATCTCTTCGACCTCCGGGCCGCCACTGGAGGAATTACCTTCACTGCCGGTCGCAATATCACGATGGAGGACACCAATGATCAGATTCGCACCAATGGTCAAGCGGTGACGATCGCAGCCGGGGGAACGGTTAATCTCGGCTCAATCACGACGACGGCAAATCTGGGCAATAGTGCGGGGGATATCAACATATCGGCGGGGGGAACGCTCACTGTTAACCAATTAGACACCTCTGTGAGTGCTCTTCTCGGCACTCTCAACGGCGGTGATGTGCAATTGAGCACGACCCAAGTGGGCGGAAATATTCAATTCCAAACCATTGATACGTCGGCTTTTTCCTTGCTCATGTTGGCGACTTTGGCGCAGGGGGGTAATACCACAATTAATGCCCAAGGAACTGTCCAAGGCAATAGTATCGACACCTCAGCGGCAGGGATTGGGCTGGGCACTTGGATCGCAGGGGCGATCAATATTAGCCACGATGGGGGGGCGAATAATGTCGCGTTTACGGTGGGCGATAGTAGTGTGAATGGCATCGATACGCTGCAAACATCGAGTGCGATCGCCCCCGGCACCTTTCCTGTGTTAGACATCGGTGGCACAGTGAACCCTGGTGCGGACACCCTGCTTACGTCGATCAATACTCCGCCCACGGTCACCCCTCTCCATCGCACCATCACGGCCGGGGAGTCGATTACCTTGACCTATGGGGACTTACTCGCTCAGGTGGACGATGTGAATCGCGACACGATCGCAACCCTCACCCTCAGTAATTTCATCCTCACCGGAACCCTCACCCTCAACGGGATCGAAGTCAGCGATCGCACCACTCCCCTCACCCTCAATCCTGGGGATGTGATCGTCTACACCGCCGCCGTCAGCAGTGCTCCCGGCACCGTTACCCTCTTCGATCTCACCGCCAATGATGGGGTGAGCTTCGCCACCGCCGCCGTCACCCTCACCCTGCTCACCCCACCCCTCATCACCGCCGATCCCGAACCCCCACCCTCTTCAACCGCTCCGGAACCCTCACCCTCTTCAACCGTGACAGCCACAGGCGGTCTGAACTGTCCCCCTATTTGCGCTGAACCACCCACCCCCCTCACCGCCCGGCCATCGTTACCGTCTAACCCAGTCACCGCCCTAGAAACTCAATTCACGGATCTCGTCTTATCCCATCTGGGCTTCGAGAGTCAAAATACACTCACGCTGCAAGAGGTTCAGGAGTTGCTCCGCTCCGTAGAGTTGGCAACGGGGGTGAAGCCCTCGGTGCTTTATATCCGCTTCATTCCCCAGATCTCCCCTCAGTCTCCCTCTATCCCCTCGTCACTGCGCTCTGAAGGAGAAACTGCGATGAGTGGCGATCGCAACGCCACCGATCGCACCATTACCGATCGCAACGCCACCGATCGCAACGCCACCGATCGCACCATTACCGATCGCAACGCCACCGATCGCACCATTACCGATCGCACCGCCACCGATCACGACACCTTGGAATTGCTGTTGATTACAGGAAATGAAGCCCCGATTCGGGTACCCCTGCCCCAGGTGACCCGCGCCATAGTTGAGCCGACAGTAGCCCAGATGCAGCGCACGGTTCAAAATCAACGTTCCCATGCGTACCAAATTCCAGCCCAACAGCTTTATCAGTGGTTTATTCAACCGATCGCGGCCGCGTTGCGAGTTCGCCAAGTAGACCATTTGGCGTTTGTGGTGGATGAGGGTTTGCGGGGGGTTCCCTTAGCGGCTCTGTCTGACGGCGCAGAATTTTTAATCGAGCAGTATAGTGTGAGCCTGATGCCGAGTGTGTCTTTAAGTAATTTTACTTATACCGATTTAACCGATCGCTCGGTTTTGGCCATGGGGATGGATACCTTTAGTGATCAAGCCCCCCTCCCGGCTGTGTCCACTGAATTAGAGGCGATCGCTCAACAACTTTGGTCGGGAAAAATTCTCCTCAATCCTTCCTTCACCAAGGCGAATATCCTCCAGCAGCGCGATCGCACCCCCTACAGCATCATCCACATTGCCACCCACGGCGAATTCCGACCGGGACAGTTCAGCAACTCCTACCTATCGCTCTGGAATGATCAACGCCTTGCTTTAGATCAATTGCGGAGCCTGGGGTTCAACAAGCCCATGGTGGAACTATTGGTGTTGAGTGCCTGTCGTACGGCATTGGGCGATCGCGACGCAGAATTGGGGTTTACGGGCTTAGCTGTGGCGGCGGGGGTGAAGACGGCCATGGGGAGTTTATGGTACGTCAGTGATGTGGGTACATTAGGGCTGACCACGGCATTTTATGAGGCCCTGCGCACTGCTCCGATTCGGGCCCAAGCCCTACAACAGGCCCAGATAGATTTGCTATCGGGTCGGGTAGTGGTGGATGGCACCACGTTGCGATCGCGCCACCACGCCTTTCCCCTCCCCCTGGCTTTGATGGCCAATCGTGATTTACGCCATCCCTACTATTGGAGTAGCTTCACGATGGTAGGAAGCCCCTGGTAG
- a CDS encoding ArnT family glycosyltransferase — protein sequence MAHAPAPSPHSPEPQRDHRWFWGLAIAALGLWLIGLGGMPLRDWDEGTYGLLAREMVRSRDWLHLSIFGEPFWLKPPLAIWLMALGYQIMSWGGELGSPWLEFSLRAPLAIASALGVPLLYCLGRELFRDQRHAIYPAVIYLTLLPVVRHGRLAMLDGIVNTAMILLFLCLFKAKKRPVWAMGMGLCLGAIALTKGILVLAIWGIAGLYILLSQRWELFRNSYAWLGLFLGLALTTAWYIAQYHTYGANFLTVHFGAQGFDRLGDAVEGNDGPLWYYLLEIVKYGWPWLVFFPIGVKQAGQQWKTWGLLALLGFSLFLAVVSGMGTKLPWYLFPCYPFLAVILGGYFATVQRPKRGYGYFFAFLTMVAIAGGIYLAVADPQLPLLITAVCATLTFGSGARVLLKQLGGDRLFCTLAIGLYCSLASLFCSQSWVWEVNEQFPVQAIGAIIQAETPPDAVIYMSHPDGRPSLDFYSDRPLIPADLPTLQAHHATHFLLVDTATRDAIGPATELATANGFHLLAPWSP from the coding sequence ATGGCTCATGCTCCCGCCCCCTCTCCCCATAGCCCCGAACCACAGCGCGATCACCGCTGGTTTTGGGGTTTAGCGATCGCGGCGTTGGGGCTGTGGTTGATCGGCTTGGGAGGGATGCCGCTGCGAGACTGGGACGAAGGAACCTATGGCCTCTTGGCGCGGGAAATGGTGCGATCGCGCGATTGGCTGCATCTGTCCATCTTTGGGGAGCCGTTTTGGTTGAAACCACCCCTAGCGATTTGGTTGATGGCGTTGGGCTATCAGATCATGAGTTGGGGCGGGGAATTGGGATCGCCCTGGTTGGAATTTTCCCTGCGGGCTCCCTTAGCGATCGCCTCTGCCCTGGGTGTACCGCTCCTCTACTGCCTCGGTCGGGAATTATTCCGAGACCAACGCCACGCCATCTATCCCGCCGTAATTTATCTCACCCTTTTGCCCGTGGTGCGCCATGGCCGCCTCGCGATGCTCGATGGGATCGTCAATACGGCGATGATTCTGCTGTTTCTCTGTCTGTTCAAGGCGAAAAAACGACCCGTTTGGGCCATGGGAATGGGTCTGTGTTTGGGAGCGATCGCCCTCACGAAAGGCATTCTCGTCCTGGCGATTTGGGGTATCGCAGGGCTATATATTCTTCTGTCCCAGCGTTGGGAACTGTTTCGCAATTCCTACGCTTGGCTGGGTTTGTTCCTCGGTCTCGCCCTCACCACAGCCTGGTACATCGCGCAATATCACACCTACGGCGCAAACTTTTTAACGGTGCATTTCGGGGCCCAGGGCTTCGATCGTCTGGGGGATGCCGTGGAAGGCAACGACGGGCCCCTGTGGTATTACCTGCTAGAAATTGTTAAATACGGGTGGCCCTGGTTGGTGTTTTTTCCCATCGGGGTCAAACAAGCGGGGCAACAGTGGAAAACCTGGGGACTCTTGGCCCTCTTGGGATTTAGCCTATTCTTAGCCGTCGTCAGTGGGATGGGGACAAAATTGCCCTGGTATCTTTTCCCCTGTTATCCCTTTTTGGCGGTGATTTTGGGGGGCTATTTTGCAACGGTGCAGCGGCCCAAGCGCGGCTATGGCTATTTTTTCGCGTTTTTAACCATGGTGGCGATCGCCGGCGGCATTTATCTCGCCGTTGCCGATCCACAACTGCCGCTGCTGATCACGGCGGTTTGTGCAACGCTGACCTTTGGGAGCGGGGCGCGGGTATTGTTGAAACAATTGGGGGGCGATCGCCTCTTTTGCACCCTCGCCATCGGACTCTATTGCAGCCTGGCCAGCCTCTTCTGTTCCCAATCTTGGGTGTGGGAAGTGAATGAACAATTCCCCGTGCAAGCCATCGGTGCAATCATCCAAGCCGAAACCCCCCCTGATGCCGTCATTTATATGAGCCATCCCGACGGCCGCCCCAGTTTGGACTTTTACAGCGATCGCCCCCTGATCCCCGCCGATCTCCCCACCCTCCAAGCCCACCACGCCACCCATTTCCTCCTCGTCGATACAGCGACGCGGGATGCGATCGGCCCCGCCACCGAACTCGCCACCGCCAACGGCTTCCACCTCCTCGCCCCTTGGTCGCCGTGA
- the hpsE gene encoding hormogonium polysaccharide biosynthesis glycosyltransferase HpsE — protein sequence MAVDLTVAIPTYNGATRLPIVLEKLKQQTGTGLMSWEVLVVDNNSTDGLDLVVHRMQGDWLPDVPLRYCNEPQQGAAFARLRAVQEARGLLIGFLDDDTIPAVNWVQAACLFAKKYPRAGAIGSQIHGDYEVEPPPNFERIASFLAITERGTEPQRYEPQLKMLPPSAGLVVRRAVWREHVPTRPVLSGRSPTSMLNSEDLEAIMHIQNAGWEIWYNPAMELFHQIPARRLSREGLLFIVRSTGLARHHIRMLRLKPWQRPLLFPLGWLNDLRKAGKFFWQHRDRFATDTVLACQMEFLRSSVISPFYLWWQRWKNR from the coding sequence ATGGCTGTTGATCTGACCGTTGCGATTCCGACTTACAACGGTGCGACCCGTTTACCGATCGTCCTAGAGAAACTGAAGCAACAGACGGGCACAGGGCTGATGTCCTGGGAAGTGTTGGTGGTGGACAATAACAGCACCGATGGGCTGGATCTCGTGGTGCATAGGATGCAGGGCGACTGGTTGCCCGATGTGCCCTTGCGCTATTGCAACGAGCCGCAACAGGGGGCGGCCTTTGCACGGTTGCGGGCGGTGCAGGAGGCGCGGGGTCTGCTGATTGGGTTTTTGGATGATGATACGATTCCGGCGGTGAACTGGGTGCAGGCGGCTTGTTTATTTGCGAAGAAATATCCGAGGGCAGGGGCGATCGGGAGTCAGATTCACGGGGATTATGAGGTGGAGCCGCCGCCAAATTTTGAACGAATTGCGAGTTTTTTGGCGATTACGGAGCGGGGGACGGAGCCGCAACGGTATGAGCCGCAATTGAAGATGTTGCCACCGTCGGCGGGGTTGGTGGTGCGGCGGGCGGTGTGGCGGGAGCATGTGCCGACGCGGCCGGTGTTGAGTGGGCGATCGCCCACCTCAATGCTCAACAGCGAAGACCTCGAAGCGATTATGCATATTCAAAACGCGGGTTGGGAAATCTGGTACAACCCGGCCATGGAACTGTTTCACCAAATTCCGGCGCGACGACTGAGCCGCGAGGGGTTGCTGTTTATTGTCCGGAGTACCGGGTTGGCGCGGCATCATATCCGGATGTTGCGCCTCAAACCCTGGCAGCGTCCGTTGCTGTTTCCCTTGGGGTGGTTGAATGATCTGCGCAAGGCGGGGAAATTCTTTTGGCAACATCGCGATCGCTTCGCCACGGATACGGTGCTGGCCTGTCAGATGGAATTTTTGCGATCGAGTGTGATCAGTCCGTTTTATCTCTGGTGGCAACGATGGAAGAACCGATAA
- a CDS encoding glycosyltransferase family 2 protein — translation MEEPISVAIILPVRNRWAQTCAILQQLEDQGAIASHPVIVVDDGSTDGTAEQIRAQLPRVTLLQGDGNLWWTGAIALGMDYALGRYPQAAILWLNDDMTLAADFMTQLQTVAQMAEHQGAIVGGVVSDRNHPDWYAFSGLVQGTPIRHPTQCRDRLNPADTLNGNIVIIPNRVAQTLGLPDSRRFPHYGGDYEYTERAKHQGIPLRIAPQLQATVDYQPADVVRYLPVWMQWSLASGWRQKWQIIQGVRSLKFHHNMWHIVNRMHLYDPQIPRWRYEWFYLKKIGQCLTHSLLPKAKIRAKITHHCQTLAIPPDLIDVILKPL, via the coding sequence ATGGAAGAACCGATAAGCGTGGCGATTATTCTCCCGGTGCGCAATCGTTGGGCCCAAACCTGCGCCATTTTGCAGCAATTGGAGGATCAAGGTGCGATCGCATCCCATCCGGTGATCGTCGTCGATGATGGATCGACGGACGGTACAGCGGAGCAGATTCGCGCCCAATTGCCGAGAGTGACGTTATTGCAAGGGGATGGCAATTTGTGGTGGACGGGGGCGATCGCTCTTGGCATGGACTACGCTTTGGGGCGTTATCCCCAGGCGGCGATCCTCTGGCTCAATGACGATATGACCCTGGCGGCGGACTTCATGACCCAATTGCAAACCGTAGCCCAGATGGCGGAACACCAAGGGGCGATCGTGGGGGGCGTGGTGAGCGATCGCAACCATCCCGACTGGTACGCCTTTAGCGGCTTAGTGCAGGGGACACCGATCCGCCACCCCACCCAATGCCGCGATCGCCTCAATCCCGCCGACACCCTTAACGGCAACATCGTGATCATCCCCAACCGCGTCGCCCAAACCCTCGGCCTCCCGGATAGCCGCCGTTTTCCCCACTACGGCGGCGACTATGAATACACCGAACGCGCCAAACATCAGGGGATTCCGCTCCGGATTGCGCCACAATTGCAAGCCACCGTAGACTATCAACCCGCCGATGTGGTGCGCTATTTACCCGTGTGGATGCAATGGTCGCTCGCGTCGGGATGGCGGCAAAAATGGCAAATTATCCAGGGGGTGCGATCGCTCAAATTTCACCATAATATGTGGCATATTGTGAATCGGATGCATCTGTACGATCCCCAAATTCCCCGCTGGCGTTACGAATGGTTTTACCTCAAAAAAATCGGGCAATGTCTCACCCATAGTCTCCTCCCCAAGGCGAAGATCCGCGCCAAAATTACCCACCATTGCCAAACCCTCGCCATTCCCCCCGATCTGATTGACGTTATCCTCAAACCCCTATGA